A DNA window from Takifugu flavidus isolate HTHZ2018 chromosome 15, ASM371156v2, whole genome shotgun sequence contains the following coding sequences:
- the LOC130539556 gene encoding titin-like isoform X5: MSPDEDALLLLLIYEHLKLHGHAKAAEVLEDHVKQVEAPHLRLNLQDIYTAWAKLCALAQTTKLEMEDGASPRKSEEAEAASSEDDSGLDVKASNTTKEENDKTPDPETQQLKPPDGPNASEDGSGSEHLDGQSAATGTSREAPDGPEGSGSEEDLPDAGTSSQVDPGAADGLSAPDLTGSVGVERSADADEPQQETDAAAEVRGETAALEQTDVSQSKATPTCAEEEESPAEVRGETAALEQTAVSQSKATPTCVEEEESPAEDLGQIPLTTPEPVPQETPPPTDPEKDEKMEEPQTERSEVADLTVQPDSEGETKTSPKSDDLSLTDLGNNHHRGHEVDVCFLKDDPVRVEVSEEPPTAGAEERVHPGVSIVLNIEKDEMDEQEVTEALPAEAAESCEDVETPRRKKKKKNKKDSDPSSTNVFILEASRDSSISSKKKKDKERVGEVEEQQEEVEEQQEEVVVEKKRKKSKKRKIEQDEVQENLAETPVTSLDMRSKKKKTEVSEEQPEEAEMSGSPAEAPQKKRRRNRKRKKKQGGLEVVQSEEPPAEGDIDPEKELTDGDAPQLPSIPKKRRFTKRLNSMKQQRLLYQQKSSKTSGHKKKQKLIQEDTPRPDAAQDQEKTSKKKKKPSKQQEENSSKENLPPKKKKKKLLPSEDDSGVMSEQTCEILPEKKRKKKKIKAKEDEIKPSSDVPAEKKKKNRSKEAEEAAEELAPPTSTKKKSRKKITSH; the protein is encoded by the exons ATGAGCCCGGACGAGGACgcgcttctgctgctgctgatctacGAGCACCTGAAGCTTCACGGACACGCGAAGGCAGCCGAGGTGCTGGAAGATCACGTTAAACAG GTGGAGGCGCCGCACCTGAGGCTCAACCTGCAGGACATCTACACGGCCTGGGCCAA GTTGTGCGCTTTGGCCCAAACCACCaagctggagatggaggacgGCGCCTCCCCGAGGAAGAGCGAGGAAGCCGAAGCCGCCAGCAGCGAAGACGACAGCGGGCTGGACGTGAAGGCGTCCAACACCACCAAAGAAGAAAACGACAAAACGCCTG accctgaaacacagcagctgaAGCCTCCTGATGGTCCGAACGCCAGCGAAGACGGTTCTGGCTCTGAGCACCTggacggacag TCGGCTGCCACCGGGACGTCCAGAGAGGCACCAGACGGGCCGGAGGGTTCCGGCTCTGAGGAGGATCTTCCTGATGCAGGAACTTCCAGCCAGGTGGACCCCGGAGCAGCTGACGGGCTCTCGGCGCCGGATCTGACAGGTTCAGTCGGCGTGGAGCGCAGCGCTGACGCCGATGAGCCGCAGCAG GAGACGGACgcagctgcagaggtcagaggtgaaactGCTGCACTGGAGCAGACCGATGTCAGTCAAAgcaaggccacgcccacctgcgcggaggaggaggagtctcctgcagaggtcagaggtgaaactGCTGCACTGGAGCAGACCGCTGTCAGTCAAAgcaaggccacgcccacctgcgtggaggaggaggagtctcctgcagag GATCTCGGCCAGATCCCGTTGACCACCCCAGAACcagttcctcaggagactccGCCCCCCACAG ATCCAGAGAAAGACGAGAAGATGGAAGAGCCACaaactgag aggtcagaggtcgctgaCCTCACAGTCCAGCCCGACTCTGAAGGGGAAACAAAGACGTCGCCAAAATCAGACGACCTCTCGCTCACCGACCTGGGTAACAACCATCACCGTGGTCACGAGGttgatgtttgttttctgaagGACGACCCCGTTCGTGTGGAAG TTTCAGAGGAACCGCCGACAGCGGGGGCTGAAGAACGAGTGCATCCGGGGGTCAGCATTGTCCTCAACATTGAAAAAGACGAAATGGAtgagcaggaagtgacagaagcACTTCCTGCCGAGGCCGCCGAGTCCTGCGAAGATGTGGAAACtcccaggaggaagaagaagaagaagaacaaaaaagatTCAGATCCTTCAAGCACAAACGTCTTCATCTTAGAAGCGTCGAGAGATTCTTCCATCTCCAGTAAGAAAAAGAAGGACaaagagagagtgggagaggtggaggagcagcaggaggaggtggaggagcagcaggaggaggtggtggtagaaaagaagaggaaaaagtccaagaaaaggaaaatagagCAAGATGAAGTACAAGAGAACCTGGCAGAGACTCCCGTCACTTCTCTGGACATGAGaagtaaaaagaagaagacgGAGGTGAGTGAGGAGCAGCCTGAGGAGGCAGAGATGTCTGGGAGCCCAGCAgaggcaccacagaagaagaggaggaggaatcggaagaggaagaagaagcagggAGGGTTGGAGGTGGTGCAGTCCGAGGAgccgccagcagagggagacataGACCCAGAAAAGGAGCTGACAG aTGGAGACGCTCCTCAGCTGCCCTCCATCCCAAAGAAGAGACGCTTCACGAAGAGGCTGAACAGCATGAAGCAACAAAGGCTCCTTTATCAACAGAAGAGCAGCAAGACATCAGGACACAAGAAGAA ACAAAAACTGATCCAAGAGGACACGCCTCGACCTGATGCTGCTCAGGACCaggaaaaaacatcaaagaagaagaagaaacccagcaaacagcaggaagagaacTCTTCAAAGGAGAACCtgccaccaaagaagaagaagaagaaattgtTGCCAAGTGAAGATGACAGCGGTGTGATGAGCGAACAGACATGCGAGATActtccagagaagaagaggaagaagaagaagatcaaagcaaaggaAGATGAAATAAAACCGAGCTCGGACGTACCTGCGGAGAAGAAGA AGAAGAACAGATCAAAGGAGGctgaagaggctgcagaagaactggctcctcccacttctACA AAAAAGAAATCCAGGAAGAAAATCACCTCTCATTAA
- the LOC130539556 gene encoding ABC transporter F family member 4-like isoform X1, whose translation MSPDEDALLLLLIYEHLKLHGHAKAAEVLEDHVKQVEAPHLRLNLQDIYTAWAKLCALAQTTKLEMEDGASPRKSEEAEAASSEDDSGLDVKASNTTKEENDKTPDPETQQLKPPDGPNASEDGSGSEHLDGQSAATGTSREAPDGPEGSGSEEDLPDAGTSSQVDPGAADGLSAPDLTGSVGVERSADADEPQQETDAAAEVRGETAALEQTDVSQSKATPTCAEEEESPAEVRGETAALEQTAVSQSKATPTCVEEEESPAEVRGETAALEQTAVSQSKATPTCAEEEESPAEDLGQIPLTTPEPVPQETPPPTESEDPEKDEKMEEPQTERSEVADLTVQPDSEGETKTSPKSDDLSLTDLGNNHHRGHEVDVCFLKDDPVRVEVSEEPPTAGAEERVHPGVSIVLNIEKDEMDEQEVTEALPAEAAESCEDVETPRRKKKKKNKKDSDPSSTNVFILEASRDSSISSKKKKDKERVGEVEEQQEEVEEQQEEVVVEKKRKKSKKRKIEQDEVQENLAETPVTSLDMRSKKKKTEVSEEQPEEAEMSGSPAEAPQKKRRRNRKRKKKQGGLEVVQSEEPPAEGDIDPEKELTDGDAPQLPSIPKKRRFTKRLNSMKQQRLLYQQKSSKTSGHKKKQKLIQEDTPRPDAAQDQEKTSKKKKKPSKQQEENSSKENLPPKKKKKKLLPSEDDSGVMSEQTCEILPEKKRKKKKIKAKEDEIKPSSDVPAEKKKKNRSKEAEEAAEELAPPTSTKKKSRKKITSH comes from the exons ATGAGCCCGGACGAGGACgcgcttctgctgctgctgatctacGAGCACCTGAAGCTTCACGGACACGCGAAGGCAGCCGAGGTGCTGGAAGATCACGTTAAACAG GTGGAGGCGCCGCACCTGAGGCTCAACCTGCAGGACATCTACACGGCCTGGGCCAA GTTGTGCGCTTTGGCCCAAACCACCaagctggagatggaggacgGCGCCTCCCCGAGGAAGAGCGAGGAAGCCGAAGCCGCCAGCAGCGAAGACGACAGCGGGCTGGACGTGAAGGCGTCCAACACCACCAAAGAAGAAAACGACAAAACGCCTG accctgaaacacagcagctgaAGCCTCCTGATGGTCCGAACGCCAGCGAAGACGGTTCTGGCTCTGAGCACCTggacggacag TCGGCTGCCACCGGGACGTCCAGAGAGGCACCAGACGGGCCGGAGGGTTCCGGCTCTGAGGAGGATCTTCCTGATGCAGGAACTTCCAGCCAGGTGGACCCCGGAGCAGCTGACGGGCTCTCGGCGCCGGATCTGACAGGTTCAGTCGGCGTGGAGCGCAGCGCTGACGCCGATGAGCCGCAGCAG GAGACGGACgcagctgcagaggtcagaggtgaaactGCTGCACTGGAGCAGACCGATGTCAGTCAAAgcaaggccacgcccacctgcgcggaggaggaggagtctcctgcagaggtcagaggtgaaactGCTGCACTGGAGCAGACCGCTGTCAGTCAAAgcaaggccacgcccacctgcgtggaggaggaggagtctcctgcagaggtcagaggtgaaactGCTGCACTGGAGCAGACCGCTGTCAGTCAAAgcaaggccacgcccacctgcgcagaggaggaggagtctcCTGCAGAG GATCTCGGCCAGATCCCGTTGACCACCCCAGAACcagttcctcaggagactccGCCCCCCACAG AATCTGAAGATCCAGAGAAAGACGAGAAGATGGAAGAGCCACaaactgag aggtcagaggtcgctgaCCTCACAGTCCAGCCCGACTCTGAAGGGGAAACAAAGACGTCGCCAAAATCAGACGACCTCTCGCTCACCGACCTGGGTAACAACCATCACCGTGGTCACGAGGttgatgtttgttttctgaagGACGACCCCGTTCGTGTGGAAG TTTCAGAGGAACCGCCGACAGCGGGGGCTGAAGAACGAGTGCATCCGGGGGTCAGCATTGTCCTCAACATTGAAAAAGACGAAATGGAtgagcaggaagtgacagaagcACTTCCTGCCGAGGCCGCCGAGTCCTGCGAAGATGTGGAAACtcccaggaggaagaagaagaagaagaacaaaaaagatTCAGATCCTTCAAGCACAAACGTCTTCATCTTAGAAGCGTCGAGAGATTCTTCCATCTCCAGTAAGAAAAAGAAGGACaaagagagagtgggagaggtggaggagcagcaggaggaggtggaggagcagcaggaggaggtggtggtagaaaagaagaggaaaaagtccaagaaaaggaaaatagagCAAGATGAAGTACAAGAGAACCTGGCAGAGACTCCCGTCACTTCTCTGGACATGAGaagtaaaaagaagaagacgGAGGTGAGTGAGGAGCAGCCTGAGGAGGCAGAGATGTCTGGGAGCCCAGCAgaggcaccacagaagaagaggaggaggaatcggaagaggaagaagaagcagggAGGGTTGGAGGTGGTGCAGTCCGAGGAgccgccagcagagggagacataGACCCAGAAAAGGAGCTGACAG aTGGAGACGCTCCTCAGCTGCCCTCCATCCCAAAGAAGAGACGCTTCACGAAGAGGCTGAACAGCATGAAGCAACAAAGGCTCCTTTATCAACAGAAGAGCAGCAAGACATCAGGACACAAGAAGAA ACAAAAACTGATCCAAGAGGACACGCCTCGACCTGATGCTGCTCAGGACCaggaaaaaacatcaaagaagaagaagaaacccagcaaacagcaggaagagaacTCTTCAAAGGAGAACCtgccaccaaagaagaagaagaagaaattgtTGCCAAGTGAAGATGACAGCGGTGTGATGAGCGAACAGACATGCGAGATActtccagagaagaagaggaagaagaagaagatcaaagcaaaggaAGATGAAATAAAACCGAGCTCGGACGTACCTGCGGAGAAGAAGA AGAAGAACAGATCAAAGGAGGctgaagaggctgcagaagaactggctcctcccacttctACA AAAAAGAAATCCAGGAAGAAAATCACCTCTCATTAA